In Sciurus carolinensis chromosome 17, mSciCar1.2, whole genome shotgun sequence, one genomic interval encodes:
- the Olfm2 gene encoding noelin-2 isoform X2, with the protein MWPLTVPPLPLLLLLLLCSGLAGQTLFQSPEEGWQLYTSAQAPDGKCICTAVIPAQSTCSRDGRSRELRQLMEKVQNVSQSMEVLELRTFRDLQYVRSMETLMRSLDARLRAADGSLSAKSFQELKDRMTELLPLSSVLEQYKADTRTIVRLREEVRNLSGSLAAIQEEMGAYGYEDLQQRVMALEARLHACAQKLGCGKLTGVSNPITVRAMGSRFGSWMTDTMAPSADSRVWYMDGYYKGRRVLEFRTLGDFIKGQNFIQHLLPQPWAGTGHVVYNGSLFYNKYQSNVVVKYHFRSRSVLVQRSLPGAGYNNTFPYSWGGFSDMDFMVDESGLWAVYTTNQNAGNIVVSRLDPHTLEVMRSWDTGYPKRSAGEAFMICGVLYVTNSHLAGAKVYFAYFTNTSSYEYTDVPFHNQYSHISMLDYNPRERALYTWNNGHQVLYNVTLFHVISTAGDP; encoded by the exons ACTCTCTTCCAGAGTCCAGAAGAGGGCTGGCAACTGTACACCTCGGCCCAGGCCCCCGATGGCAAATGCATCTGCACCGCCGTGATCCCCGCGCAAAGCACCTGCTCCCGCGATGGCCGGAGCCGGGAGCTGCGGCAGCTGATGGAGAAG GTCCAGAACGTCTCCCAGTCCATGGAGGTCCTCGAGTTACGGACGTTTCGTGATCTCCAGTACGTGCGCAGCATGGAGACCCTCATGCGGAGCCTGGATGCGAGGCTCCGGGCAGCTGACGGGTCCCTCTCGGCCAAGAGCTTCCAG GAGCTGAAGGACAGGATGACGGAGCTACTGCCCCTGAGCTCGGTCCTGGAGCAGTATAAAGCAGACACTCGGACCATCGTGCGCCTGCGGGAGGAGGTGAGGAATCTCTCCGGCAGCCTTGCAGCCATCCAGGAGGAGATGGGCGCCTACGGGTATGAGGACCTTCAGCAACGTGTGATGGCTCTGGAGGCCCGGCTCCATGCCTGCGCCCAGAAACTGG GCTGTGGGAAGCTGACTGGCGTCAGTAACCCCATCACTGTTCGGGCTATGGGGTCCCGCTTTGGCTCATGGATGACTGACACGATGGCTCCCAGTGCCGACAGCCGG GTCTGGTACATGGATGGCTATTACAAGGGCCGGCGGGTGCTAGAGTTCCGCACTCTGGGCGATTTCATCAAAGGCCAGAACTTTATCCAGCACCTGCTGCCCCAGCCATGGGCGGGCACAGGTCACGTGGTGTACAATGGCTCCCTGTTCTATAACAAGTACCAGAGCAACGTGGTGGTCAAGTACCACTTCCGCTCGCGCTCCGTGCTGGTGCAGAGGAGTCTCCCTGGGGCTGGCTACAACAACACCTTCCCCTACTCCTGGGGTGGCTTCTCCGACATGGACTTCATGGTGGACGAGAGCGGGCTCTGGGCTGTGTACACCACCAACCAGAACGCAGGCAACATTGTGGTCAGCCGGCTGGACCCGCACACCCTGGAGGTCATGCGGTCCTGGGACACTGGCTACCCCAAGCGCAGTGCCGGGGAGGCCTTCATGATCTGTGGCGTGCTATATGTGACCAACTCCCACCTGGCTGGGGCCAAGGTCTACTTCGCCTACTTCACCAACACGTCCAGTTATGAGTACACGGACGTGCCCTTCCACAACCAGTACTCCCACATCTCCATGCTGGATTACAACCCCCGGGAGCGGGCCCTGTACACCTGGAACAACGGCCACCAGGTGCTCTACAATGTCACACTCTTCCATGTCATCAGCACCGCTGGGGATCCCTAG
- the Olfm2 gene encoding noelin-2 isoform X1 gives MSVPLLKIGAVLSTMAMVTNWMSQTLPSLVGLNGTVSRAGASEKITLFQSPEEGWQLYTSAQAPDGKCICTAVIPAQSTCSRDGRSRELRQLMEKVQNVSQSMEVLELRTFRDLQYVRSMETLMRSLDARLRAADGSLSAKSFQELKDRMTELLPLSSVLEQYKADTRTIVRLREEVRNLSGSLAAIQEEMGAYGYEDLQQRVMALEARLHACAQKLGCGKLTGVSNPITVRAMGSRFGSWMTDTMAPSADSRVWYMDGYYKGRRVLEFRTLGDFIKGQNFIQHLLPQPWAGTGHVVYNGSLFYNKYQSNVVVKYHFRSRSVLVQRSLPGAGYNNTFPYSWGGFSDMDFMVDESGLWAVYTTNQNAGNIVVSRLDPHTLEVMRSWDTGYPKRSAGEAFMICGVLYVTNSHLAGAKVYFAYFTNTSSYEYTDVPFHNQYSHISMLDYNPRERALYTWNNGHQVLYNVTLFHVISTAGDP, from the exons ACTCTCTTCCAGAGTCCAGAAGAGGGCTGGCAACTGTACACCTCGGCCCAGGCCCCCGATGGCAAATGCATCTGCACCGCCGTGATCCCCGCGCAAAGCACCTGCTCCCGCGATGGCCGGAGCCGGGAGCTGCGGCAGCTGATGGAGAAG GTCCAGAACGTCTCCCAGTCCATGGAGGTCCTCGAGTTACGGACGTTTCGTGATCTCCAGTACGTGCGCAGCATGGAGACCCTCATGCGGAGCCTGGATGCGAGGCTCCGGGCAGCTGACGGGTCCCTCTCGGCCAAGAGCTTCCAG GAGCTGAAGGACAGGATGACGGAGCTACTGCCCCTGAGCTCGGTCCTGGAGCAGTATAAAGCAGACACTCGGACCATCGTGCGCCTGCGGGAGGAGGTGAGGAATCTCTCCGGCAGCCTTGCAGCCATCCAGGAGGAGATGGGCGCCTACGGGTATGAGGACCTTCAGCAACGTGTGATGGCTCTGGAGGCCCGGCTCCATGCCTGCGCCCAGAAACTGG GCTGTGGGAAGCTGACTGGCGTCAGTAACCCCATCACTGTTCGGGCTATGGGGTCCCGCTTTGGCTCATGGATGACTGACACGATGGCTCCCAGTGCCGACAGCCGG GTCTGGTACATGGATGGCTATTACAAGGGCCGGCGGGTGCTAGAGTTCCGCACTCTGGGCGATTTCATCAAAGGCCAGAACTTTATCCAGCACCTGCTGCCCCAGCCATGGGCGGGCACAGGTCACGTGGTGTACAATGGCTCCCTGTTCTATAACAAGTACCAGAGCAACGTGGTGGTCAAGTACCACTTCCGCTCGCGCTCCGTGCTGGTGCAGAGGAGTCTCCCTGGGGCTGGCTACAACAACACCTTCCCCTACTCCTGGGGTGGCTTCTCCGACATGGACTTCATGGTGGACGAGAGCGGGCTCTGGGCTGTGTACACCACCAACCAGAACGCAGGCAACATTGTGGTCAGCCGGCTGGACCCGCACACCCTGGAGGTCATGCGGTCCTGGGACACTGGCTACCCCAAGCGCAGTGCCGGGGAGGCCTTCATGATCTGTGGCGTGCTATATGTGACCAACTCCCACCTGGCTGGGGCCAAGGTCTACTTCGCCTACTTCACCAACACGTCCAGTTATGAGTACACGGACGTGCCCTTCCACAACCAGTACTCCCACATCTCCATGCTGGATTACAACCCCCGGGAGCGGGCCCTGTACACCTGGAACAACGGCCACCAGGTGCTCTACAATGTCACACTCTTCCATGTCATCAGCACCGCTGGGGATCCCTAG